In Oxalobacteraceae bacterium OTU3CINTB1, the sequence GGCGCCGCTGTTGCACGAGCTGCAGAAGACCTACGCGATGGCCGAGGAGCACGCGGTGCACAGCGGCTCCAAGCACGCCGCGCCGGTTGCCGCCGCCGCCGACGAGATCACTTTTTTCTGAAACCACAAGGTAGATAGGGTACATAAGCCATGGCAAAAACGATTATGGTGGTCGACGATTCCGCGTCTCTGCGCCAGGTGGTGGGCATCGCGCTCAAGGGCGCGGGCTACGATGTCATCGAAGGGCGCGACGGTGTGGACGCGCTGTCCAAATGCACCGGCCAGAAAATCCATCTGGTGGTGTGCGACGTGAACATGCCCAATATGGACGGCATCACCTTCGTCAAGGAGTTCAAGCAGTTGCCGAACTACCGCTTCACGCCGGTCATCATGCTCACCACCGAATCGCAGGAGGGCAAGAAGGAGGAGGGCAAGGCCGCCGGCGCCAAGGCGTGGGTGGTCAAGCCGTTCAAGCCTGAGGTGCTGCTCGGCGCCGTGGCCAAGCTGGTGCTGCCGTGAGTTCCGACGATGCCACCGGGGTGACCCATCTCGCCATCGACGGCGAGCTGACGATCTACCGCGCCGCCGATCTGAAGGTGACGGTGCTGGAGGCGCTGCGCAAGTCGCCCGTGCTGGAAGTGGACCTGTCTGGCGTCACCGAGCTCGATACGGCCGGCCTGCAGGTGCTGATGCTGGCCAAGAACACGGCCGCCGCCGACAAGCGCGAACTGCGCCTGCTGAACCACAGCCCCGCCGTGGTCGAGATTGTCGAGATGCTCAACCTGGGCGCCTTCTTCGGCGACGCCCTGCTGATCCACAGCTAAATTCATCGGAAGGCCAGTCATGAACCTGGACGAAGCGCTACAGACCTTCATCACCGAAAGCCGCGAACTCCTGGAGGACATGGAGAACGCGCTGCTCAACATCGACATCGCCGGCGACCAGGGCGAGGCGATCAACGCCATCTTCCGCGCCGCCCACACCATCAAGGGTTCGGCGGGCCTGTTCAGCCTCGATCACATCGTCGCCTTCACCCACGTGGTGGAAAGCCTGCTCGACGAGGTGCGCGACGGCCGCGTAGTGATCAACGATGAAATGATCGTGCTGCTGCTGTCGTGCTGCGATTATTTGTCCGGCATGACCGAGGCGCTGGCCGCCGGCCAGCTGGAGGCCGATCCCGATACCGCGCCCGAGGGCGAGATGCTGCTGCACCAGCTGCGCCGGCACATGTCGGGCGGCCATGGCGGGGCCGATCCGGCCCACGGCGCGTCCGCCCCGGCGTCGGCGCAGTCGTTGACCGTG encodes:
- a CDS encoding response regulator; the protein is MAKTIMVVDDSASLRQVVGIALKGAGYDVIEGRDGVDALSKCTGQKIHLVVCDVNMPNMDGITFVKEFKQLPNYRFTPVIMLTTESQEGKKEEGKAAGAKAWVVKPFKPEVLLGAVAKLVLP
- a CDS encoding STAS domain-containing protein; translation: MSSDDATGVTHLAIDGELTIYRAADLKVTVLEALRKSPVLEVDLSGVTELDTAGLQVLMLAKNTAAADKRELRLLNHSPAVVEIVEMLNLGAFFGDALLIHS